One part of the Mycolicibacterium aromaticivorans JS19b1 = JCM 16368 genome encodes these proteins:
- a CDS encoding phytoene/squalene synthase family protein, which produces MIHTELHAAGIDDSRLVESYRYCRRLNAQHGRTYFLATRLLAPSQRPPVHALYGFARYADDILDDMDVDASTADRERRLDELSDKFFSGDETEPVLAAVLHTARTYQIPRDLFDDFLTSMRMDLTVTDYPDRAALNHYMRGSAAVIGLQMLPILGTVGPAEEAAPYAEALGNAFQLTNFLRDVDEDLARDRIYLPADELAAFGVDRDVLTWCHQNRRTDPKVRRALAAQHDIARGVYRQARKGIALLAPQSRPCVTTAFTLYSEILDRIEAIDFAVFSRRASVSIGRRLQVFASGLVRAHHARGAA; this is translated from the coding sequence ATGATCCACACCGAGTTGCATGCCGCGGGCATCGACGATTCGCGACTGGTCGAGTCCTACCGCTACTGCCGGCGCCTCAACGCCCAGCACGGCCGGACCTACTTCCTGGCCACCCGGCTGCTGGCCCCGTCGCAGCGCCCGCCGGTGCACGCCCTCTACGGGTTCGCCCGCTATGCCGACGACATCCTCGACGACATGGACGTCGACGCCAGCACCGCCGACCGTGAGCGGCGCCTCGACGAGCTGTCGGACAAGTTCTTCAGCGGTGACGAGACGGAGCCGGTGCTGGCCGCGGTGCTGCACACCGCCCGGACCTATCAGATTCCGCGCGATCTGTTCGACGACTTCCTGACCTCGATGCGGATGGATCTCACCGTCACCGACTATCCGGATCGTGCCGCGCTGAACCACTACATGCGTGGCTCTGCGGCGGTGATCGGTCTGCAGATGCTGCCCATCCTCGGCACCGTCGGGCCTGCCGAGGAAGCTGCGCCGTACGCCGAGGCGCTGGGCAATGCCTTCCAGCTGACCAACTTTCTGCGCGACGTCGACGAGGACCTCGCGCGCGACCGCATCTATCTACCCGCAGACGAGCTCGCCGCCTTCGGCGTGGACCGCGACGTGCTGACCTGGTGCCACCAGAACCGCCGCACCGATCCGAAGGTGCGTCGCGCGTTGGCCGCCCAGCACGACATCGCCCGCGGTGTGTACCGGCAGGCGCGCAAGGGGATCGCCCTGCTCGCCCCGCAGTCGAGGCCGTGCGTGACGACCGCGTTCACGTTGTACTCCGAGATCCTCGATCGCATCGAAGCCATCGACTTCGCGGTGTTCAGCCGACGGGCCTCGGTGTCCATCGGACGACGCCTGCAGGTGTTCGCGTCCGGATTGGTCCGGGCCCACCATGCCCGCGGCGCCGCCTGA
- a CDS encoding class I SAM-dependent methyltransferase, translating into MTVTNRGLDRAEVPGAFDIGAHAYDKLVGANPGYHDHLRISARRMRIPGGGRGLRLLDAGCGTGASTAALLDAAPHAEIVAVDASAGMLAEASAKSWPDSVRFVHSPIERIADAGVEGPFDGILAAYLLRNLADPDAQLRTFREMLRPGGTLAVHEYSVRDSRAASAIWNAVCWGIIIPSGWRQTRNATLYRHLWRSVNTFDGAAAFQRRLTAAGFAGVHSETMPGWQRDIVHTFLADAPR; encoded by the coding sequence ATGACCGTAACCAACCGCGGCCTGGATCGCGCCGAGGTGCCCGGCGCCTTCGACATCGGCGCGCACGCCTACGACAAGCTGGTCGGCGCCAATCCGGGATACCACGACCACCTGCGGATCTCCGCGCGACGGATGCGGATTCCGGGCGGCGGGCGCGGCTTGCGGTTGCTGGACGCCGGCTGCGGCACGGGTGCCTCGACGGCCGCACTGCTGGACGCTGCCCCGCATGCCGAGATCGTCGCCGTCGACGCCTCGGCGGGCATGCTCGCCGAGGCGAGTGCGAAGTCGTGGCCGGATTCGGTCCGCTTTGTGCACAGCCCGATCGAGAGGATCGCCGACGCCGGCGTCGAAGGTCCCTTCGACGGCATCCTCGCGGCATACCTGTTGCGCAACCTTGCCGATCCGGACGCGCAGTTACGGACCTTCCGGGAGATGCTGCGACCCGGCGGAACACTGGCCGTGCACGAGTATTCGGTGCGTGATTCCCGCGCCGCCTCCGCCATCTGGAACGCGGTGTGCTGGGGCATCATCATCCCGTCCGGCTGGCGGCAGACCCGCAATGCCACCCTGTATCGGCACCTGTGGCGCAGCGTGAACACGTTCGACGGCGCGGCCGCCTTCCAGCGCCGCTTGACGGCAGCGGGTTTCGCCGGCGTGCACAGCGAGACGATGCCCGGCTGGCAGCGTGATATCGTGCACACCTTCCTGGCGGACGCTCCGCGATGA
- a CDS encoding FAD-dependent oxidoreductase has protein sequence MIDPRRVAHPAIAGVPHAHALPATPHVVVVGGGIAGLSAATGLAERGVSVDLLESQHYLGGRVGGWTEQLPDGSQVANNRGFHAFFRQYYNLRWLLRRTDPELERLQAVEDYPLVDGEGRRDTFRGLPKAPPWNALAFALRSPTFRMRDLMRLNAVAAAPLAAVSVPDIYEQLDGLDAGTFLTDINFPVAARHLAFEVFARSFFARPERLSAAELATMFHIYFLGSSEGLVFDVAASNFDTALWAPLGRYLIEHGVRVRRGVAVESVTRGSAKALQVRDSTGATTDADGVVLATDVAALQRIVAASPGLGDEGWRHNVAQMQTAPPFMVQRLWLDRPVNSDRPAFLGTGGLDPVDNISVVSSYESQAAEWARAHHGSVVEVHSYSVGEEPDVDGLRERMLARLHQLYPETAAAGIVKETLLVRDDCPLFSPGSFANRPTVNTPVPGLTLAGDGIRIDLPVALMERAATTGWTAANQLLAGWGISGHTLHTVPVHGRSPLLRRLAGRERRAS, from the coding sequence ATGATCGACCCTCGTCGCGTCGCCCACCCGGCAATCGCCGGTGTGCCGCACGCCCACGCGCTGCCCGCCACACCTCACGTCGTCGTGGTCGGTGGTGGAATCGCCGGCCTGTCGGCGGCCACCGGGCTGGCCGAACGCGGTGTCTCCGTTGACCTTCTGGAGTCGCAGCACTACCTGGGCGGGCGGGTCGGCGGCTGGACCGAGCAGCTGCCCGACGGCTCCCAGGTGGCGAACAACCGCGGCTTCCACGCGTTCTTCCGGCAGTACTACAACCTGCGATGGTTGTTGCGCCGAACCGATCCGGAGCTCGAGCGGCTGCAAGCGGTCGAAGACTATCCGCTGGTCGACGGCGAAGGCCGGCGCGATACCTTCCGCGGCCTGCCGAAGGCCCCGCCGTGGAACGCACTGGCCTTCGCGCTGCGCAGCCCCACTTTCCGGATGCGGGACCTGATGCGGCTCAACGCCGTTGCCGCGGCCCCGCTGGCCGCGGTGTCCGTACCGGACATCTATGAACAGCTCGACGGACTCGACGCGGGCACCTTCCTGACCGACATCAACTTTCCCGTCGCCGCCCGCCACCTCGCCTTCGAGGTGTTCGCCCGCAGCTTTTTCGCCAGGCCGGAGCGGCTCTCGGCGGCCGAACTGGCGACGATGTTCCACATCTACTTCCTGGGCTCCAGTGAGGGATTGGTCTTCGACGTCGCCGCGTCGAATTTCGACACCGCGCTGTGGGCACCGTTGGGCCGGTATCTGATCGAACACGGTGTTCGGGTACGTCGGGGAGTGGCGGTGGAATCGGTGACCCGCGGCAGCGCCAAGGCGCTGCAGGTACGCGATTCCACCGGCGCGACGACCGACGCCGACGGCGTGGTGCTGGCCACCGACGTCGCTGCCCTGCAACGAATCGTGGCCGCCTCGCCGGGCCTCGGCGACGAGGGCTGGCGTCACAACGTGGCACAGATGCAGACCGCGCCGCCGTTCATGGTGCAGCGACTCTGGCTGGACCGTCCGGTGAACTCCGACCGGCCGGCCTTCCTGGGTACCGGCGGTCTCGACCCTGTCGACAACATCAGCGTGGTCAGCAGCTACGAAAGTCAGGCCGCCGAATGGGCTCGCGCACATCATGGTTCGGTCGTGGAAGTGCATTCGTACTCGGTGGGTGAGGAGCCTGACGTCGACGGCCTCCGTGAGCGCATGCTGGCCCGGCTGCACCAGCTCTACCCGGAGACCGCGGCGGCCGGCATCGTCAAGGAGACACTGCTGGTCCGCGACGACTGCCCGTTGTTCTCCCCGGGTTCCTTCGCCAACCGGCCGACGGTCAACACCCCGGTCCCCGGCCTGACGCTGGCCGGCGACGGCATTCGCATCGATCTGCCGGTCGCGCTGATGGAGCGTGCCGCCACCACCGGATGGACGGCCGCCAACCAACTGCTGGCCGGCTGGGGGATCTCCGGGCACACCCTGCACACCGTGCCGGTGCACGGACGCTCTCCGCTACTTCGGCGGCTGGCCGGCCGGGAAAGGCGCGCGTCATGA